A part of Dehalogenimonas sp. W genomic DNA contains:
- a CDS encoding DUF5679 domain-containing protein translates to MEAYCVKCRAKREIKDAKKVTLKNGKPATQGVCPTCGTKVFRIG, encoded by the coding sequence ATGGAAGCTTATTGCGTCAAATGCCGGGCTAAAAGAGAGATCAAGGACGCCAAGAAAGTCACCCTCAAGAACGGCAAGCCGGCCACTCAGGGCGTCTGCCCGACATGTGGCACAAAAGTTTTCCGCATCGGATAG
- a CDS encoding inositol-3-phosphate synthase, with translation MGKINVAIIGVGNCASSFVQGVHYYKKAKENEFVPGLMHVNLGGYHVSDIEFVAAFDVDKNKVGKDLAEAIYTTPNNTFKFAEVPLTGVKVERGMTHDGLGKYLSQIIEKAPGPTADIVGILKERKVDVVINYLPVGSEEATKWYVEQVLEAGCAFINCIPVFIAREKYWQDRFIAKGLPIIGDDIKSQVGATIVHRVLTHLFRERGVKLERTYQLNFGGNTDFMNMLERERLESKKISKTNAVSSQLDYKMNPSDIHVGPSDYVPWLEDRKFCHIRMEGRTFGDVPLNLECKIEVWDSPNSAGVVIDAVRCAKLALERGMKGALFGPSSYFMKSPPEQYSDACAHDATESFIAESVAELKKGKKADTKES, from the coding sequence TTGGGCAAAATCAATGTCGCCATTATCGGCGTGGGCAATTGTGCGTCATCATTCGTACAAGGGGTTCACTACTACAAAAAAGCTAAGGAAAACGAATTCGTACCGGGTCTGATGCATGTCAACCTGGGCGGCTATCATGTCAGTGACATAGAGTTCGTCGCTGCTTTTGACGTGGATAAAAATAAAGTCGGCAAAGACCTGGCCGAGGCTATTTATACCACTCCGAACAATACCTTTAAATTCGCGGAAGTGCCGCTGACCGGTGTTAAGGTTGAGCGCGGCATGACCCATGACGGTCTGGGCAAATACCTGTCCCAGATTATTGAAAAAGCCCCCGGTCCGACTGCCGACATCGTCGGCATCCTCAAGGAACGGAAAGTTGACGTAGTCATCAATTACCTGCCGGTCGGCAGCGAAGAAGCCACCAAATGGTATGTTGAGCAGGTGCTGGAAGCCGGTTGCGCCTTCATTAACTGCATCCCGGTATTCATTGCCCGTGAAAAATACTGGCAGGATCGCTTTATTGCCAAAGGGCTGCCCATTATCGGCGACGATATCAAGAGCCAGGTCGGCGCCACCATCGTTCACCGCGTCCTGACCCACCTGTTCCGGGAGCGCGGCGTCAAGCTGGAGCGCACCTATCAGCTCAACTTCGGCGGCAACACCGACTTCATGAACATGCTGGAGCGCGAGCGTCTGGAAAGCAAAAAGATTTCCAAGACCAACGCTGTTTCTTCCCAGTTGGATTACAAGATGAATCCCTCTGACATCCACGTCGGTCCTTCTGATTATGTGCCGTGGCTGGAAGACCGCAAGTTCTGCCACATCCGCATGGAAGGCCGCACCTTCGGTGATGTCCCGTTGAATCTGGAGTGCAAGATTGAAGTCTGGGACAGCCCCAACTCCGCCGGCGTGGTTATTGATGCCGTCCGCTGTGCCAAACTGGCCCTGGAGCGCGGCATGAAAGGTGCGCTGTTCGGGCCGTCATCCTACTTCATGAAGTCACCGCCGGAACAGTATTCAGATGCCTGCGCTCATGACGCCACCGAAAGCTTCATCGCGGAAAGTGTCGCCGAGCTTAAAAAGGGCAAAAAAGCTGATACCAAAGAGAGCTAA
- a CDS encoding glycosyltransferase family 4 protein has product MPLRIALVAPYDFAYHGGVANHVTALERHLTALGHHVVIIAPASKPVTAFGNRFVHIGTPRPMPASGSVARITISVRLANKIKAVLAKEQFDIVHLHEPFMIMLCSAVLRYSQATNIGTFHAAEGKPGYNFGWPVSRWILNRRARKLQGHIAVSAAARDYHSRYVKADYSVIPNGIDLTHFHPDVEPIAEYCDDKLNLLFVGRLEKRKGLKYLIDAFKKVHHHNPETRLIIIGPGTRMRPKFEKQVRDAHLTDSVVFVDCVSYQDLPRYYKTADIFCAPATGQESFGIILLEAMAAGKPVVASRISGYAGVLTHEQEGLLVKPKNAADLAKALNRLIDDPALRAQLGARGLETVKNYGWDKVAVRILEYYRLTLLRHGKTVSAEDTQPQTLTIV; this is encoded by the coding sequence GTGCCATTGAGAATAGCGCTGGTTGCGCCCTATGATTTTGCTTATCATGGCGGGGTCGCCAATCATGTGACCGCCCTGGAGCGGCATTTGACCGCTCTGGGGCATCATGTGGTTATCATTGCCCCGGCTTCCAAACCGGTAACCGCTTTCGGTAACCGCTTCGTGCATATCGGCACCCCGCGGCCGATGCCGGCGTCCGGTTCGGTCGCCCGTATCACCATATCCGTTCGTCTGGCCAACAAAATCAAAGCCGTTCTGGCCAAAGAGCAGTTTGACATCGTGCATTTGCATGAACCGTTTATGATCATGCTGTGTTCGGCGGTGCTGCGTTATTCTCAAGCCACCAATATCGGCACCTTTCATGCCGCTGAAGGCAAGCCGGGCTATAATTTCGGCTGGCCCGTCAGCCGCTGGATACTGAATCGCCGCGCCCGCAAGCTACAGGGGCACATTGCCGTGTCCGCCGCCGCGCGGGATTATCATTCCCGCTACGTCAAGGCGGATTACAGCGTTATTCCCAACGGTATTGACCTGACGCATTTCCACCCTGATGTTGAGCCCATCGCTGAATACTGCGACGACAAGCTCAACCTGCTTTTTGTCGGTCGGCTCGAGAAGCGCAAGGGGTTGAAATACCTGATTGATGCCTTCAAGAAGGTCCATCATCATAACCCGGAAACCCGTTTGATCATCATCGGTCCCGGCACCCGGATGCGGCCGAAATTTGAAAAACAGGTCCGCGACGCTCATCTGACCGATTCGGTGGTCTTTGTGGACTGCGTCAGTTATCAGGACCTGCCGCGCTATTATAAAACGGCTGATATTTTCTGCGCTCCGGCAACCGGGCAGGAGAGCTTCGGCATCATTTTGCTGGAGGCCATGGCGGCGGGCAAGCCGGTGGTGGCTTCCCGCATTTCCGGCTATGCCGGCGTATTGACGCACGAGCAGGAAGGTCTGCTGGTTAAACCCAAAAATGCCGCTGACCTGGCCAAAGCCCTGAACCGGCTGATTGATGATCCCGCCCTCCGGGCCCAACTCGGCGCCCGGGGTCTGGAAACGGTCAAAAATTACGGCTGGGACAAGGTGGCGGTGCGTATCCTGGAATACTATCGCCTGACGCTGCTGCGTCATGGCAAAACCGTCTCCGCTGAAGATACCCAGCCCCAAACCCTGACAATAGTATAG
- a CDS encoding CDP-alcohol phosphatidyltransferase family protein gives MSLNDFRRSIGGKMTRGLSGLLARSGLSPNAVTVIGFLITVAAAYIIAEGNLLAGGLVVLFAGFFDMLDGALARATNRVTKFGAILDATLDRLSEAALFLGILVYFAPDGNTAPILLTGATMAGALTVSYLRARTEATGLEGKAGWFTRPERVIVLTAGLLTGWLIAALAVICIMSYITVGQRLAGAYRQLGGK, from the coding sequence TTGAGCTTAAATGATTTTCGCCGCTCCATCGGCGGTAAAATGACCCGCGGTTTGTCCGGTCTGTTGGCCCGCAGCGGTCTCAGTCCCAACGCCGTGACCGTCATCGGCTTTTTAATCACCGTAGCCGCCGCTTATATCATTGCTGAAGGTAATCTGTTGGCCGGCGGGCTGGTGGTGCTTTTTGCCGGCTTTTTTGACATGCTGGACGGGGCCCTGGCCCGGGCGACCAACCGGGTCACCAAATTCGGCGCCATTCTGGACGCCACCCTGGACCGGTTGTCTGAGGCGGCGCTTTTCCTGGGTATTCTGGTTTATTTCGCGCCGGACGGTAATACCGCGCCCATCCTGCTGACCGGGGCCACCATGGCCGGTGCGCTCACCGTCAGTTATTTGCGGGCGCGCACTGAAGCCACCGGCCTTGAGGGCAAGGCCGGCTGGTTCACCCGGCCGGAGCGCGTCATCGTGCTGACGGCGGGCCTGTTGACCGGCTGGCTGATTGCCGCGCTGGCCGTTATCTGTATTATGAGCTACATCACCGTCGGGCAGCGCCTGGCGGGGGCTTATCGCCAACTGGGCGGTAAATGA
- a CDS encoding adenylosuccinate synthase, producing MPVTVIVGAQWGDEGKGKVIDMLAERADAVVRFSGGDNAGHTVMNPGGTFKLHLVPSGVFYPDCTCVIGNGVVVNPEIFVSERQMLNSRNVSTDNVFISDRAHLVMPYHLQLDALEEAARGNKSLGTTLRGIGPAFADKVARMGIRAGDLLDADVLRTRLEYVLEYKNKILTKLYGEAPIDIEKLYDLSCSYAEQLRANIRETSSLLNDMVDDGKAVILEGAQGALLDTDFGTYPYATSSSPLSAGGCLGAGIGPTRIDQVLGVFKAYCSRVGAGPFPTELVDAVGDRIRDLGHEYGTTTGRPRRIGWFDGVAARFSARINGMTDMAVTRLDILDSFDEVKVCTAYRLNGDTLTDFPAEPGLLNKCSPVYETLPGWKQTTTGITRLDKLPKEARSFINRLEELSGCPAAYVCIGPVRDQTIELRALL from the coding sequence ATGCCAGTAACGGTTATAGTCGGTGCCCAGTGGGGCGATGAAGGCAAGGGCAAGGTCATTGACATGCTGGCCGAACGGGCGGACGCCGTGGTGCGTTTTTCCGGCGGCGATAATGCCGGCCATACGGTCATGAATCCGGGCGGCACCTTCAAACTGCATCTGGTGCCCTCCGGCGTTTTTTATCCGGATTGCACCTGTGTTATCGGCAACGGCGTGGTGGTCAACCCGGAGATCTTTGTCAGTGAACGCCAGATGCTTAACAGCCGGAACGTCAGCACTGATAATGTCTTTATCAGCGACCGCGCACACCTGGTGATGCCTTACCATTTGCAGCTGGACGCCCTGGAAGAAGCCGCCCGCGGCAATAAGTCACTGGGCACCACCCTGCGCGGCATCGGCCCGGCTTTTGCCGACAAGGTCGCCCGGATGGGTATCCGCGCCGGCGATCTGCTGGATGCCGACGTACTGCGCACCCGGCTGGAATATGTCCTGGAATACAAAAACAAGATTCTGACCAAACTGTACGGCGAAGCGCCTATTGATATTGAAAAACTCTATGACCTGTCCTGCTCTTACGCGGAGCAGTTGAGGGCTAATATCCGGGAAACCTCCTCACTGCTTAACGACATGGTGGACGACGGCAAGGCGGTTATTCTGGAGGGCGCTCAGGGGGCGTTGCTGGATACTGATTTCGGCACCTATCCTTACGCCACTTCTTCTTCGCCCCTCTCAGCCGGCGGTTGTCTGGGGGCCGGTATTGGCCCCACCCGCATTGACCAGGTGTTGGGCGTCTTCAAGGCCTATTGCTCCCGCGTCGGCGCCGGACCGTTTCCCACCGAACTGGTGGACGCCGTCGGCGACCGCATCCGGGACCTCGGTCATGAGTACGGCACCACCACCGGACGGCCGCGGCGCATCGGCTGGTTTGACGGCGTGGCGGCGCGCTTCAGCGCCCGCATCAACGGCATGACCGATATGGCCGTGACCCGGCTGGATATTCTGGATTCCTTTGATGAAGTTAAGGTCTGCACCGCCTATCGGCTCAACGGCGACACCCTGACTGATTTCCCGGCGGAACCGGGTTTGCTGAATAAGTGTTCCCCGGTTTATGAGACGCTGCCCGGCTGGAAGCAGACCACCACCGGCATCACCCGGCTGGATAAGCTGCCGAAGGAAGCCCGGTCATTCATCAACCGGCTGGAAGAGCTGTCCGGCTGTCCGGCGGCTTACGTTTGTATCGGCCCGGTGCGGGATCAGACCATAGAACTGCGGGCGCTGCTTTAA
- a CDS encoding GNAT family N-acetyltransferase: MGINVTLSPAEGLLPLSGELVKAASVTCAQAFADDPTTAYLVPDADKRENLNFSFEYYLRLSLLSSGYEAYVTSPACEGVVIWVGPDANDSLFTQFRAGWPVLPLRLGWRSLFRETRMDARFSRVRQKLVPKRHIYLALLAVAPEYQGAGHAGRLVRPMLERLDRGKMPAFVETQNERNAAMYGRWGFRLLQTEAIPGTDVKMHLMLREPAKP; the protein is encoded by the coding sequence GTGGGCATTAACGTGACGCTGTCGCCGGCGGAAGGCCTCCTGCCGCTCAGTGGGGAACTGGTTAAAGCGGCATCGGTGACCTGCGCTCAAGCCTTCGCCGATGACCCGACCACGGCCTACCTGGTGCCGGATGCGGACAAGCGGGAGAATCTGAACTTTTCTTTTGAGTATTACCTGCGGCTGTCATTGCTGTCATCCGGGTATGAGGCTTATGTCACCTCGCCGGCTTGTGAGGGGGTGGTGATCTGGGTGGGGCCTGACGCTAACGATTCTCTCTTCACCCAGTTCCGGGCCGGCTGGCCTGTTCTGCCGCTGCGCCTGGGCTGGCGCTCACTATTCCGGGAAACCCGGATGGATGCCCGTTTTTCCCGTGTCCGTCAGAAACTGGTGCCGAAACGGCATATATACCTGGCGCTGCTGGCGGTGGCGCCGGAATATCAGGGGGCGGGGCATGCCGGACGCCTGGTGCGGCCGATGCTGGAGCGCCTGGACCGGGGAAAAATGCCGGCCTTTGTGGAAACTCAGAATGAGCGAAATGCCGCCATGTACGGCCGCTGGGGCTTCCGATTATTACAAACCGAGGCCATACCGGGTACCGACGTTAAGATGCACCTGATGCTGCGGGAGCCGGCTAAACCTTAA
- the dapA gene encoding 4-hydroxy-tetrahydrodipicolinate synthase, which translates to MKELGRLITAMVTPFKDDGSIDFDQTRKLARGLVASGSDGIVVAGTTGESPTVTWEEEHELFMAVKEAVGDGARVIAGTGSNSTAEAVENTIKAEKLGVDAALLVVPYYNKPTQEGLYRHFKAVAEATSLPIILYNVPGRTVTSLSADTTIRLAAIPNIAGTKEASGNLGEIARIIDETRKIRTDFTIWSGNDSDILPMMAIGAHGVISVASHLVGLQIKKMMDSFSAGNLEEAAAIHRHLTPIFNNLFVVANPMPIKYALNYIGFRVGAPRLPLTEPDEKSAALIRETLKRYDIDLPLG; encoded by the coding sequence ATGAAAGAACTGGGACGCCTGATTACCGCCATGGTGACGCCGTTCAAGGACGACGGCAGCATTGATTTTGACCAGACCCGCAAACTGGCCCGCGGGCTGGTGGCCTCCGGCTCAGACGGCATCGTGGTGGCCGGCACCACCGGTGAATCACCCACGGTTACCTGGGAGGAAGAGCACGAGCTGTTCATGGCGGTTAAAGAAGCCGTGGGCGACGGGGCAAGGGTCATTGCCGGCACCGGCTCCAACTCCACCGCCGAAGCGGTGGAAAACACCATCAAGGCGGAGAAGCTGGGCGTGGATGCCGCACTGCTGGTGGTGCCCTATTACAATAAGCCGACTCAGGAAGGGCTGTACCGCCATTTCAAAGCCGTCGCCGAGGCGACCAGCCTGCCGATTATCCTGTACAACGTACCAGGCCGTACCGTCACCTCGCTGTCCGCCGACACCACCATCCGCCTGGCGGCGATCCCCAATATCGCCGGCACCAAGGAAGCCAGCGGCAACCTGGGGGAGATTGCCCGGATTATTGATGAAACCCGCAAAATCCGGACGGATTTTACCATCTGGAGCGGCAACGATTCCGACATCCTGCCGATGATGGCCATCGGGGCGCACGGCGTCATCAGCGTGGCCTCTCACCTGGTGGGCCTGCAAATTAAGAAGATGATGGACAGCTTCAGCGCCGGCAATCTGGAAGAGGCGGCGGCCATCCACCGGCACCTGACGCCGATATTCAACAACCTGTTTGTGGTGGCCAACCCGATGCCTATCAAGTATGCCCTGAATTACATCGGCTTCCGGGTGGGCGCACCGCGGCTGCCGCTGACCGAGCCGGACGAGAAATCCGCCGCCCTCATAAGGGAAACACTCAAACGCTATGACATTGATCTGCCGCTGGGCTGA
- a CDS encoding aspartate-semialdehyde dehydrogenase: protein MKGLRVAIVGATGLVGQEFIKILQQRHFPVDHLELLASDRSAGRKLNYNGRQIEVRETTPDSFEDIDLSLFSAGADISRHFSPIAAKKGAVVIDNSAAFRMDNGVPLVVPEVNIEDARNHHGIIANPNCSTIQMVVVLNPLHQFNPIKRVVVSTYQAVSGTGTPAIDALSEQTRTVLEGQPVTPHVYPHQIAFNLLPEIDIFMDSGYTKEEWKMLVETRKIMHLPNLPLSATCVRVPVFIGHSEALNIEFDRPISADEARNILAKAPGVRVLDDPTVSLYPHPWMAAGTDETWVGRIRQDCSHPKGLTMWVVADNVRKGAALNAVQIAEEMRLRGWLGGK from the coding sequence GTGAAGGGTCTCAGAGTTGCCATCGTGGGAGCCACCGGACTGGTCGGCCAGGAGTTCATTAAAATACTGCAGCAGCGGCATTTCCCGGTAGACCACCTGGAACTGCTGGCTTCCGACCGCAGCGCCGGCCGGAAACTGAACTATAACGGCCGGCAGATTGAAGTCCGGGAGACCACCCCCGACAGTTTTGAGGATATTGACCTGTCGCTCTTTTCCGCCGGGGCCGATATCAGCCGCCATTTTTCGCCCATTGCCGCCAAAAAAGGTGCCGTGGTCATTGATAACAGCGCCGCTTTCCGGATGGATAACGGCGTACCGCTGGTGGTCCCGGAGGTCAATATTGAAGATGCCCGCAACCACCACGGCATCATCGCCAACCCGAACTGCTCCACCATTCAGATGGTGGTGGTGCTGAACCCGCTGCACCAGTTCAATCCCATTAAACGGGTGGTGGTCAGCACCTATCAGGCGGTGTCCGGCACCGGCACCCCGGCCATTGACGCGCTGTCCGAGCAGACCCGCACCGTCCTGGAAGGCCAGCCGGTAACGCCGCACGTCTATCCGCACCAGATTGCCTTTAATCTGCTGCCGGAGATTGATATCTTCATGGATTCCGGCTACACCAAGGAAGAGTGGAAGATGCTGGTGGAAACCCGCAAGATTATGCACCTGCCGAACCTGCCGCTGTCGGCCACCTGCGTCCGGGTACCGGTATTTATCGGCCACAGCGAGGCCCTGAATATAGAATTTGACCGGCCGATTTCGGCTGATGAGGCCCGCAATATTTTAGCTAAAGCCCCGGGGGTACGGGTACTGGACGACCCGACGGTCAGTCTTTATCCTCACCCGTGGATGGCCGCCGGCACCGATGAAACCTGGGTCGGCCGGATCCGCCAGGACTGTTCTCACCCCAAGGGGCTGACCATGTGGGTGGTGGCCGATAATGTCCGCAAGGGCGCAGCGCTCAATGCGGTGCAGATTGCCGAAGAAATGCGGCTGCGCGGCTGGCTGGGAGGTAAATAA
- the dapB gene encoding 4-hydroxy-tetrahydrodipicolinate reductase yields MTIKVAVQGALGQMGREVMRAVTAAPDLELAGACDARAEKSAKFSPAENAPPVPLNDNLARLLADTRPDVLVDFSLAAAVPQTVEIAARAGVSLVIGTTGLSAQTLARVNDLTREYHIGAVIAPNFALGAVVMMELSRIAARYFDWAEIIELHHEYKADAPSGTAIATARTMAASRDKPFRSLDSDAGHPSRGQKFDGVTVHSVRMPGLVANQEVILGAPGQTLSIKHDTTSRECFMPGVLLAIREIAGRPGEFIFGLEKLLDF; encoded by the coding sequence ATGACTATTAAAGTTGCAGTACAGGGAGCTCTCGGGCAGATGGGACGCGAGGTGATGCGGGCGGTGACCGCTGCCCCGGACCTGGAACTGGCGGGTGCCTGTGATGCCAGGGCCGAAAAATCCGCTAAATTTTCCCCCGCCGAAAACGCGCCGCCGGTACCGCTGAATGATAATCTGGCCCGGCTGCTGGCCGATACCCGGCCGGATGTCCTGGTGGATTTCAGTCTGGCCGCGGCGGTGCCGCAGACCGTGGAAATTGCCGCCCGGGCCGGTGTATCGCTGGTCATCGGCACGACCGGCCTCAGTGCCCAGACCCTGGCCCGGGTGAATGATTTGACCAGAGAATATCACATCGGCGCGGTGATTGCGCCCAATTTTGCGCTGGGCGCGGTGGTGATGATGGAACTGTCCCGCATCGCCGCCCGCTATTTTGACTGGGCGGAAATCATTGAACTGCACCATGAGTACAAGGCCGACGCCCCTTCCGGCACCGCTATTGCCACCGCCCGCACCATGGCCGCATCCCGGGATAAACCCTTCCGCTCGCTGGACAGCGACGCCGGCCATCCCAGCCGCGGCCAGAAGTTTGACGGTGTGACCGTGCATTCGGTCAGAATGCCGGGACTGGTGGCCAATCAGGAAGTAATTTTAGGCGCGCCCGGGCAGACGCTGTCCATCAAACACGATACCACCAGCCGCGAATGCTTTATGCCCGGCGTCCTGCTGGCGATACGGGAAATCGCCGGACGTCCGGGGGAATTCATCTTCGGGCTGGAAAAACTGCTTGATTTCTAA
- a CDS encoding polyribonucleotide nucleotidyltransferase → MSDIKTFERTISGRKLVIESGKLAGQANGAVTVRYGDTVILATVVVAKEPRPGVDFLPLTIDVEERMYAAGRIPGGFIRREGRPSENATLAARLADRPLRPLLPKYWRREIQIIVTVLTADQENDPDILGVIGASCALGISEMPFEGPLSAVHVGYIDGEFVINPTHSQLADSKLDVVVASTKKAVTMLEAGANEAPEDLMYEAIRIGHEANQEIIALQEEMVAAVGKAKWEVSPPVIDAGLLDKVSAIVDGKLAEAFYQADKSQRQENLGKIKGELMESLGEEFDRGAVMEAYDKKIRQLVRSTILDKKERVSGRGIEEIRELSAEVGVLPRVHGSSLFSRGQTQILNIVTLGSLQMEQKLDNIAPETSKRYIHHYNFPPYSVGEAKRIGTGRREIGHGALAERALLPVIPSEAEFPYALRLVSEAVSSNGSTSMASTCASSLSLMDAGVPIKKAVAGISVGLITDDANPDRFVTLTDIEGLEDNYGDMDFKVAGTRDGITAIQLDIKLKGISFAVIEATLAQARRAREVILDVMDKAISHSRAEMSPYAPRMYKLKIDPSKIGAVIGPGGRVIRAIIEETKTSIDIEDDGTVIIGASDGEAAKKAIAIIEGMTKDIEPGTTYSGKVTRIMSFGAFMEILPGKEGMVHISELANRRVDKVEDVLKIGDIVNVKVIEIDSQGRINLSIRALLPPPTEEEKEAMRNQAPPQGGFRRSAPGAPMERGDRPQFRR, encoded by the coding sequence TTGTCTGATATTAAAACATTTGAACGCACCATAAGCGGGCGTAAGCTGGTTATTGAAAGCGGTAAACTGGCCGGACAGGCCAATGGCGCCGTAACCGTCCGCTATGGTGACACCGTGATACTGGCGACCGTGGTGGTAGCCAAAGAACCGCGCCCCGGTGTGGACTTCCTGCCGCTGACCATTGACGTGGAAGAACGGATGTACGCTGCCGGACGAATTCCCGGCGGTTTTATCCGCCGCGAAGGCCGGCCTTCAGAAAACGCCACCCTGGCCGCCCGGCTGGCTGACCGGCCGCTACGCCCGCTGCTGCCCAAGTACTGGCGCCGCGAGATTCAAATCATCGTCACCGTTTTGACCGCCGACCAGGAGAATGATCCTGATATTCTCGGCGTTATCGGCGCTTCCTGCGCCCTGGGTATCTCAGAGATGCCGTTTGAAGGCCCGCTGTCCGCGGTGCATGTCGGCTACATTGACGGCGAGTTCGTCATTAACCCCACCCATTCTCAGTTAGCCGACAGCAAACTGGACGTGGTCGTGGCCAGCACCAAAAAAGCAGTCACCATGCTGGAAGCCGGCGCCAATGAAGCTCCGGAAGACCTGATGTACGAGGCTATCCGCATCGGTCATGAGGCCAACCAGGAAATCATTGCCCTGCAGGAAGAAATGGTCGCTGCCGTCGGCAAGGCCAAATGGGAAGTCAGCCCGCCGGTAATTGACGCCGGATTGCTGGACAAAGTTTCCGCTATTGTGGACGGCAAACTGGCCGAGGCCTTTTACCAGGCCGACAAATCCCAGCGTCAGGAAAACCTGGGGAAGATTAAGGGCGAACTGATGGAGTCGCTGGGCGAAGAATTTGACCGCGGCGCCGTTATGGAAGCCTACGATAAGAAAATCCGCCAACTGGTACGCTCCACTATTCTGGATAAGAAGGAACGGGTCAGCGGCCGCGGCATTGAAGAAATCCGCGAGCTGTCCGCCGAGGTCGGCGTACTGCCCCGGGTGCATGGTTCATCGCTGTTCTCCCGCGGTCAGACCCAGATTTTGAACATCGTGACTCTGGGCTCACTGCAGATGGAACAAAAGCTGGACAATATCGCCCCGGAGACTTCCAAACGTTATATTCACCATTATAATTTCCCGCCTTACTCCGTGGGTGAAGCCAAGCGGATCGGCACCGGACGCCGCGAAATCGGCCACGGGGCGCTGGCGGAGCGGGCGCTGCTGCCGGTAATCCCGTCAGAAGCGGAGTTCCCCTATGCCCTGAGACTGGTATCCGAGGCGGTCAGCTCCAACGGCTCCACCTCCATGGCCAGCACCTGCGCATCCTCCCTGTCCTTGATGGACGCCGGGGTGCCGATCAAGAAAGCGGTGGCCGGCATCTCCGTTGGTTTGATTACCGACGATGCCAACCCCGACCGTTTTGTCACCCTGACCGATATTGAAGGTCTGGAAGATAATTACGGCGATATGGACTTCAAGGTCGCCGGCACCCGTGACGGCATCACCGCCATTCAGCTGGACATCAAACTCAAGGGCATCAGCTTTGCGGTAATTGAAGCGACGCTGGCGCAGGCCAGGCGCGCCCGTGAGGTCATTCTGGATGTCATGGATAAAGCCATCAGCCATAGCCGCGCTGAGATGTCGCCCTACGCACCGCGGATGTACAAACTGAAGATTGACCCCAGCAAGATCGGCGCCGTTATCGGCCCCGGCGGCCGGGTGATCCGCGCCATCATTGAAGAGACCAAAACCTCCATTGATATTGAAGACGACGGCACCGTTATTATCGGCGCCTCCGACGGCGAAGCTGCTAAAAAGGCCATTGCCATCATTGAGGGCATGACCAAGGATATTGAACCCGGCACCACCTACAGCGGCAAGGTAACCCGCATCATGAGCTTCGGTGCTTTCATGGAGATTCTGCCGGGCAAGGAAGGCATGGTTCATATCTCCGAACTGGCCAACCGCCGGGTGGATAAAGTGGAAGACGTCCTCAAGATCGGCGATATCGTCAACGTCAAGGTGATTGAGATTGATTCTCAGGGCCGAATCAATCTGTCTATCCGCGCTCTGCTGCCGCCGCCGACTGAAGAAGAAAAGGAAGCCATGCGCAACCAGGCACCGCCTCAGGGTGGTTTCCGGCGCTCAGCGCCCGGCGCGCCGATGGAACGGGGTGACCGGCCGCAATTCCGAAGGTAA
- the rpsO gene encoding 30S ribosomal protein S15 — MEKLDKINVIDAFKRHDTDTGSAEVQIAILSARIVQLTSHLTANKRDSHTKCNLLRLVGQRRRMLAYLRKEDAARYQAVIVKLGLRK; from the coding sequence TTGGAAAAACTGGACAAAATCAACGTCATTGATGCCTTCAAACGCCATGACACCGACACCGGCTCTGCGGAAGTGCAGATCGCCATTCTCTCGGCTCGCATCGTGCAGCTCACCTCCCACCTGACGGCCAACAAACGGGACTCTCACACCAAGTGTAACCTGCTGCGATTAGTCGGCCAGCGCCGGCGCATGCTCGCCTACCTGAGGAAAGAGGATGCCGCCCGCTACCAGGCTGTGATCGTCAAGCTGGGTCTGCGCAAGTAA